The Haloplanus natans DSM 17983 DNA segment TCGCTCTCGCGGACGTGACGACCGGCGAGTTCCTCGTGACGACGACGGACGCGGCGACGGACGTGGCGGCGGAACTCCACCGGTTCGACCCCGTCGAGGTGGTGCCGGGACCGACCGTCCGCGACGACGACGACGGCCTGCTGGCACGGATTCGGGACCGCACCGGCGCCTCGGTAACCGACTACGACGACGCCGCCTTCGCCCCCGGCCGGGCCGAACACGCCCTGCGCGAGCAGTTCGGCGACGCGACCCTCGATAGCGTGGGGCTGAATCACCGCGCCGGCGTCGCCGCCGCGGGTGCCGTCCTCGCGTACGTCGAGGAGACGGGCGTGGGCGTCCTGGACGCGATGACACGCCTGCAGGCGTACGATCCCGGTGACCACCTCGACATCGACCCCACCACACAGCGGAACCTCGAACTCACGGAGACGATGCACGGCGACCGCGAGGGCTCGCTGTTCGGGACGGTGGATCACACCGTGACGAGCGCGGGCGGTCGTCGCCTGCGTGAGTGGCTGACCCGTCCCCGTCGGGACCGGGCGGTCATCGACCGCCGCCTCGACAGCGTCGACGCCCTGAAGGACGCGGCGCTCGCTCGCGACCGGGTCCGGGAAGTGCTTGGCGACGCCTACGACCTCGAACGCCTCGCGGCGCGGGCGACGGGCGGGAGCGCGGGCGCGTCCGACCTCCTGTCGGTCAGGGACACCCTCGGAGTCCTCCCGGCGCTCGCGGAGGCGGTGGCCGACACCCGACTGGCCGACTCGCCGTTGCCGGCGGTCGTGAGTCGGCCCGACCGGGAGGCGGCGGCCGACCTCCGAGCCGAACTCGACGCGGCGCTCGCCGAGGACCCGCCGAAGTCGGTGACCGAGGGCGGCCTCCTCCGGCGCGGCTACGACGACGAACTCGACGACCTGCTCGACCGGTACGAGGAGGCCCGCGAGTGGCTGGACGGCCTCGCCGACCGCGAGAAAGAACGGACGGACATCACCCACCTGCAGGTCGACCGCAACAAGACCGACGGCTACTACATACAGGTCGGGAAGTCCGAAACCGACCGCGTGCCCGACGAGTATCGCGAGATCAAGACGCTGAAGAACTCGCGTCGGTACACGACCGACGAGTTGGCCGAGCGGGAACGCGAGATACTCCGCCTAGAGGAGGCCCGCGGCGAGTTGGAGTACGAACTCTTTCGGGAGTTGCGCGAGCGGGTGGCCGACCGCGCCGAACTCCTGCAGGACGTGGGGCGGACGCTGGCGACGGTGGACGCCCTCGCCTCGCTGGCGACCCACGCGGCGAGTCAGAACTGGTGTCGGCCGGCAGTGGTCGAGCCCGGACCGCTCGTCGTCGAGGCGGGACGCCATCCGGTCGTCGAGACGACGACGGAGTTCGTGCCAAACGGCGTCGAACTGGGGAACGGCCGGGGCTTTCTCCTCGTCACCGGGCCGAACATGTCCGGGAAGTCGACGTACATGCGCCAGGCGGCGTTGATCGTCCTCCTCGCCCAGGCGGGGAGTTTCGTCCCGGCCCGGTCCGCGACGGTGGGCGTCGTCGACGGCATCTACACCCGCGTCGGCGCGCTCGACGAACTCGCCGGCGGGCGCTCGACGTTCATGGTCGAGATGCAGGAACTGAGCAACATTCTCCACTCCGCGACCGAGGAGTCGCTGGTCGTCTTAGACGAGGTGGGGCGCGGGACGGCGACGTACGACGGAATCTCTATCGCGTGGGCGACGACGGAGTACATTCACAACGAAATCGGCTGTAAGTGCCTGTTCGCCACCCACTACCACGAACTGACGGCGCTCGCCGACCACCTGCCACGGGTGGCGAACGTTCACGTCGCCGTCGCGGGCGAGGACGGCGACGACGAGGACATCACCTTCCTGCGGACCATCGAGGACGGGCCGACCGATCGGAGCTACGGCGTCCACGTCGCAGAGCTAGCGGGCGTCCCCGCGCCGGTCGTGGATCGGTCGCGGGACGTACTCGACCGCCTGCGTGAGGAACGGGCGATCGAAGCACGGGGCGCCGAGACGGGGAGTGGCGGAACGACCCAGGCCGTCTTCGACCTGAGCGCCGGGACGATGCGAACCGGGGCGGACGGGGGAACTGAGCCGGAGCCGGAGCCGGTGCTATCACCCGAAACCGAGGCGGTGCTCGACGAACTCGAATCGGTGAACGTCGAGGAGACGCCGCCGATCGAACTGCTGTCGAAGGTGCAGTCGTGGCAGCGGCGGCTAGAGGATTAATCCAAGTCCGGCCGCGACAACTCCGTCTCGTGGCACGTGATGAACTCGAGCAGCACGGGCGTGCCGGCCTCGGTTTTTTTAATGCCGCGCTCGATTGCGTCGGCCACCTCTTTCGGCTCCTCGATCCGCTCGCCGTAGCCGCCGAGGCCCTCCGCGACGGTGGCGAAGTCGCCACCGAAGGGCGTGTCGTATCCCGCCATCTCGTAGTTGTTCAGCAGGATCGAGAGGATGGGGAGGTCGTATCGGACGGCCGTCTCGAAGTCGAGGCCGGTCATGCCGATGGCGCCGTCGCCCCAGACGTTGATACAGAGCTTCTCGGGGTGGGCGAGCTTCGCGCCCATCGCGAGCCCGAGGCCGTAGCCGAGCTGAGTGGTCTTCCCCCAGCCAATGTAGCCGAGCGGCTCCGGGGACTCCCAGAACGGTGCGAGGAAGTCGCGAGCGTTGCCCGCGTCGTGGGTGATGATCGCCTCGGACGCGTCGACGACGTTCGTCAGTTCGTCGATGACGCGGTAGGGGTTGATCGGTGCCTCGTTCGATTCGAGTTTGGGCTGCCACTCGTCGAGCCAGGCCTCCTTGACCGAAGCGATTTCGGCGGCGACATCGTCGGCACGGCCGCGGGGGCCGTCGAGGCGCGCGTCGGCCGCCTCGACCATCGCTTCGAGGACGAGTTTAGCATCGCCGAGGACGGCGTGGTCCGCCTCGATGTCCTTGTTCACGTCCGTCGCGTCGAGCGTCGAGTGGATGATCGTGTTGTCCGTCGGGACGGTAATGCCGTAGGCGGTGTCGGTAAAGCTGGTGCCGACGCCGAAGAGGAGATCACACTCGTCGAGGAAGTGTGCGAGCTGTCCGGGTTCGCTCTTCGAGCCCGCGCCGAGCGAGAACCGGTGATCCTCGGGGAAGGCGCTCTTGCCGTTGAGGCTGGTGGCGACGGGCGCCTCGACGAGTTCCGCGAGTTCTCGCAACGCCGCCCAGCCCTCGGCGTAGTGGACGCCCTGCCCGGCGTAGATGACCGGGCGCTCGGCGTCGAGCAGGCGGTCGACCGCGGCCGAGACGGCCTCGGGGTCGGCCCCGGGTCGGGAGGTGGGACCCGGCGTGTAGTCGAAGGGTGCGACCTCGTGGTAGAATACGTCTTTCGGGATTTCGACGACGGCCGGGCGCGGGCGACCGTTTCGCGCGGCGCTGAACGCCCGTCGAACCGTCTCGACGACGGCGTTCGCGTCCGTCAACTGCTCGCAGGACTTCGAAATCCCCTGGTAGTTGACGAGCGAACTGAACTTCGGGTCGGTGTCGTTGTTCGACTGGTCGTAGCCCGCGGGGAAAGCAACGAGCGGAACGGATTCGCCGTAGGCCTGGGCGATCCCCCCGAAGGAGTTCTCGGTGCCCGGGCCGTGCTGGCAGGCGAAGACGCCGACGGTGTTGCCCGACGTGACCCGACTTAGCGCGTCGGCCATGTGGGCGCCCGTGCGCTCCTGTCGGACGATTATCTTCTGAATCCCCTTCTCCGCGAGAATGCCCGTATCGAAGATCGGGTTCGACGGAAACCCGAAGACGTACTCCACTCCCTCCTCGACCAGAATATCCGCGATGGCTTCGGTGACATCCATACGACCGTCACTGGAGCATGTTATATAATGATATACGTCTCATCCCTCACGAATGTTTACTCTTAACCCACTCTAACGTCCGAAAACGTCGGATTAGCAGCACGACCGCCCGAAAATATCGACCGTCGATACCGGCGACCGGTTCGCCCGACAACAGGTCTATGAGCCTCCATCTCGATGTGTGCGAGTATGACACACGTAGCTGTCGTCGGTGGTGGTCCCGCAGGACTGAGCGCGGCGTTGTTCACGGCGAAAAACGGCCTCGAGACGACCGTCTTCGACACCGACGGGACGTGGATGCACAAGGCCCATCTGTTCAACTACCCCGGCATCGGCTCCATCGGTGGCGACGCGTTCATAAGCGTGACCCGCCAGCAGGTCGACGACTTCGGCGTCGACCGTCGGCAGGGGTCGGAGGTGACGGGCGTCTCGGCGGACGGGGACGGCTTCGTCGTCACGACCGGAAGCGAGGAGGTCGACGCCGACTACGTCGTTCTGGCGACGGGAGCGGACCGGAGCCTCGCCGAGGATCTGGACTGTGAGACGACAGAGGACGGCACCGTCGACGTGGGCGTCGAGATGGAGACGAGCGTCGCCGACGCCTACGCCACGGGCGCGATGGTGCGCGCCGAGGAGTGGCAGGCGGTCATCGCCGCGGGCGACGGCGCCGCGGCGGCGCTCAACATCCTGAGTAAAGAAAAAGGCGAACATTACCACGACTTCGACGTGCCGGGGGATGCGACCGAGACGTTCGGCGGGATGGTCGACGAGGGGTAGGCGGTGGGGAACGTCTCGGTCGCCACGGCCGAGACGGTCGGCGGGATGGTCGACGAGGGGTAGGCGGTGGGGAACGTCTCGGTCGCCACGGCCGAGACGGTCGGCGACAGGGAGTAGCGACCCAACGTACAAGCCGCCCGCGGCCCTACCCCTTCATATGTCCTCACTCGCGGACGAACCGTGCGAAGCCTGTACGAGCGACGACGAACCCCTCACCAGCGACGAGTACTCGGAGTATCTCGATAGCGTCCGGTCGGACGTGTGGGAAGTCGTGGACGACCACCACCTGACGGCCCACTACGAGTTCGACGACTTCCGTGACGCCCTGGAGTTCACGTACGAGATCGGCGAACTCGCGGAGGAGGAGTGGCACCACCCCGATATCGCGCTCGCGTGGGGGGAAGTCGAGGTGGAGATGTGGACCCACAAGATCGACGGCCTCCACAAGACGGACTTCGTGATGGCGGCGCGGATGGACCGCCTCTACGGGCCGTACGAACCCGAGGAGTAACCGATCCCAGTCCTTATCCCTCCGACAGCCGACGAACGGGTATGGCTATCACTACTGGCGATACGGTTACCATCGAGTACACCGGCCGTCTCGACGACGGCTCCGTGTTCGACACGACGGACGAATCGGTCGCCGAGGAGGCCGGTCTACTCGACGAACAGCCAAACCGGGAGTTCGAACCGCTCACCGTCGAGGTGGGCGAGGGTAATCTCATCGAAGGGATGGAGGAGGGTCTGCTGGGGCTCGAAGCGGGCGATTCGGAGACGCTCACCATCCCCCCCGCGGAGGCGTACGGTGAGGCCTCGGACGACCAGACCCGCGAGTTCGAGCGGGGCCGATTCGAGGAGATGGTCGGCCAAGAAGCCGCCGAAGGGATGCAGGTGCAGGCACAGGGCGGAGCGAGCGGGACGGTCACCACCATCTCCGACGACGCCGTCGAGGTGAGCTTTCAGCACCCGCTCGCGGGCGAGACGCTGACGTTCGAAATCGACGTCCTGTCGGTCGAATAGTTCAATAGCCCGCCGACCGTCGTGCCCCCGTGAGCGAGACGCCGACCATCCACGCGCTCGACGACGCGACGGTGCGCCGAATCGCCGCCGGCGAGGTGGTCGAGCGCCCCGCTAGCGTCGTGAAGGAACTGCTCGAAAACAGCCTCGACGCCGACGCCTCGCGGGTGACCGTCGCCGTCGAGGGCGGTGGCGTCGAAGGTGTGCGCGTCCGCGACGACGGCGTCGGGATGACAGCCGCGGACCTCGAACGCGCGGTCGAAGAACACACGACGAGCAAGATCAGCGACGGCGACGACCTCGAAGCCGTGGGTACCCTCGGCTTCCGGGGCGAGGCGCTCCACACCATCGGCGCCGTCTCGCGGCTGACGATCCGCTCCCGACCCCGCGCGGGCGGGCGCGGACACGAACTCACGGTTGAGGGGGGCAACGCAGGCGACATCGAACCGTCGGGCTGTCCGCCCGGAACCGCCGTCGAGGTGGCGGACCTGTTTTACAACACGCCGGCGCGACGGAAGTTCCTCAAAACCGAGGCGACGGAGTTCGACCACGTCAACCGCGTGGTGACGCAGTACGCCCTCGCCAACCCGGACGTGGCGACGACGCTCGAACACGACGGACGCGAGGTGTTCTCGACGGAGGGTAGCGGCGACCTCGAATCGACGGTGCTTGCCGTCTACGGCCGGGAAGTCGCGTCGGCGATGGTGAGCATCGACGCCGAACCCGAGAGTGGCTCCGTTACCGCGGTGTCGGGGGTGGTGAGCCATCCCGAGACGACGCGGGCCGGCCGGGAGTACCTCTCGACGTTCGTCAACGGCCGCTACGTCACCGCTGGGACGCTCCGCGAGGCGGTGCTTTCGGCCTACGGTGGCCAACTCGCGCCGGATCGCTTCCCCTTCGCCGTCCTCTTCGTCGAGGTGCCGCCGGACGAAGTCGACGTCAACGTCCATCCCCGAAAGATGGAAGTCAGGTGGGAGCAAGAAGACGCCGTCGCCGACGCGGTGGAGACGGCAGTGCGCGAGGCGTTGTTAGCGGAGGGACTCGTCCGCTCGTCGGCGCCGCGGGGACGGTCCGCACCCGCGGAGACGGAGATCGACCCCGAGTCGCCGGCACGGGAGGTGGCGGGCG contains these protein-coding regions:
- the mutL gene encoding DNA mismatch repair endonuclease MutL, with protein sequence MSETPTIHALDDATVRRIAAGEVVERPASVVKELLENSLDADASRVTVAVEGGGVEGVRVRDDGVGMTAADLERAVEEHTTSKISDGDDLEAVGTLGFRGEALHTIGAVSRLTIRSRPRAGGRGHELTVEGGNAGDIEPSGCPPGTAVEVADLFYNTPARRKFLKTEATEFDHVNRVVTQYALANPDVATTLEHDGREVFSTEGSGDLESTVLAVYGREVASAMVSIDAEPESGSVTAVSGVVSHPETTRAGREYLSTFVNGRYVTAGTLREAVLSAYGGQLAPDRFPFAVLFVEVPPDEVDVNVHPRKMEVRWEQEDAVADAVETAVREALLAEGLVRSSAPRGRSAPAETEIDPESPAREVAGGEAAEADDEAATPTDDAPSADASGRDDGTTTDSETPDADGETARTHTSTLDDVTGAARTADSAAKSDTTGSAPPLTDESDSRRDAGDASARTNDRAVADEGVTAHPATDDTDRDWCGGAVAPTDQRTLDGETATPDREFDRLPAMRVLGQFDETYVVAETPDGLVLIDQHAADERINYERLQGKLSGETPTQALAEPVELELTGRESELFATYRDALAALGFHADRVADRTVEVRTVPTVFDSALDPSLLRDALTGFADGSAGETVDAVADALLADLACYPSITGNTSLTEGSVVDLLGALDDCENPFACPHGRPVVVAFDRVEIEDRFERDYPGHAGRRAE
- a CDS encoding FKBP-type peptidyl-prolyl cis-trans isomerase, with product MAITTGDTVTIEYTGRLDDGSVFDTTDESVAEEAGLLDEQPNREFEPLTVEVGEGNLIEGMEEGLLGLEAGDSETLTIPPAEAYGEASDDQTREFERGRFEEMVGQEAAEGMQVQAQGGASGTVTTISDDAVEVSFQHPLAGETLTFEIDVLSVE
- a CDS encoding thiamine pyrophosphate-requiring protein; the encoded protein is MDVTEAIADILVEEGVEYVFGFPSNPIFDTGILAEKGIQKIIVRQERTGAHMADALSRVTSGNTVGVFACQHGPGTENSFGGIAQAYGESVPLVAFPAGYDQSNNDTDPKFSSLVNYQGISKSCEQLTDANAVVETVRRAFSAARNGRPRPAVVEIPKDVFYHEVAPFDYTPGPTSRPGADPEAVSAAVDRLLDAERPVIYAGQGVHYAEGWAALRELAELVEAPVATSLNGKSAFPEDHRFSLGAGSKSEPGQLAHFLDECDLLFGVGTSFTDTAYGITVPTDNTIIHSTLDATDVNKDIEADHAVLGDAKLVLEAMVEAADARLDGPRGRADDVAAEIASVKEAWLDEWQPKLESNEAPINPYRVIDELTNVVDASEAIITHDAGNARDFLAPFWESPEPLGYIGWGKTTQLGYGLGLAMGAKLAHPEKLCINVWGDGAIGMTGLDFETAVRYDLPILSILLNNYEMAGYDTPFGGDFATVAEGLGGYGERIEEPKEVADAIERGIKKTEAGTPVLLEFITCHETELSRPDLD
- a CDS encoding 4a-hydroxytetrahydrobiopterin dehydratase, with translation MSSLADEPCEACTSDDEPLTSDEYSEYLDSVRSDVWEVVDDHHLTAHYEFDDFRDALEFTYEIGELAEEEWHHPDIALAWGEVEVEMWTHKIDGLHKTDFVMAARMDRLYGPYEPEE
- a CDS encoding FAD-dependent oxidoreductase encodes the protein MTHVAVVGGGPAGLSAALFTAKNGLETTVFDTDGTWMHKAHLFNYPGIGSIGGDAFISVTRQQVDDFGVDRRQGSEVTGVSADGDGFVVTTGSEEVDADYVVLATGADRSLAEDLDCETTEDGTVDVGVEMETSVADAYATGAMVRAEEWQAVIAAGDGAAAALNILSKEKGEHYHDFDVPGDATETFGGMVDEG
- the mutS gene encoding DNA mismatch repair protein MutS; protein product: MTADSIVGEFLSLKSETDADLLAMQCGDFYEFFAEDAEFVGDELDLKVSEKSAHGSTYPMAGVPVDDLTPYLKALVERGYRVAVADQYETEDGHAREITRVVTPGTLLETTDPAAQFLATLVAVDGRYGLALADVTTGEFLVTTTDAATDVAAELHRFDPVEVVPGPTVRDDDDGLLARIRDRTGASVTDYDDAAFAPGRAEHALREQFGDATLDSVGLNHRAGVAAAGAVLAYVEETGVGVLDAMTRLQAYDPGDHLDIDPTTQRNLELTETMHGDREGSLFGTVDHTVTSAGGRRLREWLTRPRRDRAVIDRRLDSVDALKDAALARDRVREVLGDAYDLERLAARATGGSAGASDLLSVRDTLGVLPALAEAVADTRLADSPLPAVVSRPDREAAADLRAELDAALAEDPPKSVTEGGLLRRGYDDELDDLLDRYEEAREWLDGLADREKERTDITHLQVDRNKTDGYYIQVGKSETDRVPDEYREIKTLKNSRRYTTDELAEREREILRLEEARGELEYELFRELRERVADRAELLQDVGRTLATVDALASLATHAASQNWCRPAVVEPGPLVVEAGRHPVVETTTEFVPNGVELGNGRGFLLVTGPNMSGKSTYMRQAALIVLLAQAGSFVPARSATVGVVDGIYTRVGALDELAGGRSTFMVEMQELSNILHSATEESLVVLDEVGRGTATYDGISIAWATTEYIHNEIGCKCLFATHYHELTALADHLPRVANVHVAVAGEDGDDEDITFLRTIEDGPTDRSYGVHVAELAGVPAPVVDRSRDVLDRLREERAIEARGAETGSGGTTQAVFDLSAGTMRTGADGGTEPEPEPVLSPETEAVLDELESVNVEETPPIELLSKVQSWQRRLED